The proteins below are encoded in one region of bacterium:
- the recJ gene encoding single-stranded-DNA-specific exonuclease RecJ, which produces MQSKWELVESRPHEEIESLSRQSNIPYAVSRILINRGIDTAEQVDRFFNPNTSHLYDPFLMLDMDKAVDRIVKALGQRERIAIYGDYDVDGITSASMLYLILKDLGGDVIPYIPDRQNEGYGISELGILELQKSGASLIISVDCGITSIKEAKVATALGIDLIISDHHEPGDAIPEAHAVCDPKREGCGYPFKELSGVGVAYKIAQGIIQKLNLENEYTEKYMDLVALGSAADIVPLVDENRVFVKLGLEKINNMPEVGLAALIETACIKAGKIEVGDIVFGIAPRINAVGRLGSALRAVKLLTTRDRSSSRQIAQVLEDENRRRKDIDNATLEEAVREIEMTINPLEARSLVLAREGWHPGVIGIVASRLIERYYRPTVMITIENGQGKGSARAIAKFDIYQALKACGDLLLQFGGHKYAAGLTIAAENIPEFKRRFELVCREIIPEEDLVPKIKIESEISLDEITPDVVASLKRFAPFGPKNNRPNFFSRGLDILDSPRIVGSNHLKFRAGQGGVAFEAIGFNLGHNIDRVTGGGRPIEMVYAVEENEYNGRKTVQLRIKDIR; this is translated from the coding sequence ATGCAATCAAAATGGGAACTGGTGGAAAGCCGGCCCCATGAGGAGATTGAGAGCCTAAGCCGACAGTCAAATATTCCCTACGCCGTCAGCCGCATTTTGATCAATCGCGGCATCGATACTGCCGAACAGGTGGACCGGTTCTTTAACCCGAACACGTCCCACCTGTACGACCCGTTTTTGATGCTCGATATGGACAAAGCGGTGGACCGGATTGTCAAGGCGCTCGGGCAGCGCGAGCGGATCGCCATTTACGGCGATTACGACGTGGACGGTATCACGTCGGCTTCGATGCTCTACCTGATTCTCAAGGACCTCGGGGGTGATGTCATTCCGTACATCCCCGACCGGCAGAATGAGGGCTATGGAATTTCCGAACTGGGAATTCTCGAACTTCAGAAATCCGGCGCCAGCCTGATCATCTCCGTGGACTGCGGCATCACCTCGATCAAGGAGGCCAAAGTTGCCACGGCGCTGGGCATTGACCTGATTATCTCCGATCACCACGAGCCGGGGGATGCGATTCCCGAGGCTCATGCGGTGTGCGACCCCAAGCGTGAAGGCTGCGGCTACCCGTTCAAGGAATTGTCGGGCGTGGGCGTGGCGTATAAGATTGCCCAGGGGATTATCCAGAAGCTGAATCTGGAGAATGAATACACCGAGAAGTACATGGACCTCGTGGCCCTCGGCAGCGCGGCGGATATCGTGCCGCTGGTGGACGAGAACCGCGTGTTCGTGAAGCTCGGTTTGGAAAAGATCAATAACATGCCCGAAGTGGGCCTGGCGGCGCTGATCGAAACGGCGTGCATCAAGGCGGGCAAGATCGAAGTCGGCGACATTGTGTTCGGCATTGCGCCGCGGATCAATGCGGTGGGCCGCCTGGGCAGCGCGCTGCGGGCGGTGAAACTGCTGACCACGCGCGACCGTTCCTCATCGAGGCAGATTGCGCAGGTGCTCGAAGACGAGAACCGCCGCCGCAAGGATATCGACAACGCCACGCTGGAAGAAGCGGTGCGCGAAATCGAGATGACCATCAATCCTCTGGAAGCACGCTCGCTGGTGCTCGCGCGCGAGGGTTGGCATCCGGGCGTGATCGGCATCGTGGCTTCACGGCTGATCGAACGCTACTACCGTCCGACGGTAATGATTACCATCGAGAACGGGCAGGGCAAGGGATCGGCGCGGGCGATTGCCAAATTCGACATCTATCAGGCGCTGAAAGCCTGCGGCGATCTGCTGCTGCAGTTCGGCGGCCATAAGTATGCGGCGGGTTTGACCATCGCGGCGGAGAATATTCCCGAGTTCAAGCGGCGCTTCGAACTGGTCTGCCGGGAGATTATCCCCGAAGAGGACCTTGTGCCGAAGATCAAGATCGAGAGCGAGATTTCACTGGACGAGATCACGCCGGACGTGGTGGCTTCGCTCAAGCGGTTTGCGCCGTTCGGGCCGAAGAACAACCGTCCGAATTTCTTCTCCCGGGGTCTGGACATACTGGACAGTCCGCGGATTGTGGGCTCCAATCACCTCAAGTTCCGCGCGGGGCAGGGCGGCGTGGCCTTTGAAGCCATCGGCTTCAACCTTGGCCACAATATTGACCGCGTGACCGGGGGCGGACGGCCGATCGAGATGGTGTATGCGGTCGAAGAGAACGAATACAACGGCCGCAAGACGGTGCAACTGAGAATCAAGGACATTCGCTGA